The following are encoded in a window of Primulina eburnea isolate SZY01 chromosome 4, ASM2296580v1, whole genome shotgun sequence genomic DNA:
- the LOC140830486 gene encoding transcription factor bHLH130-like, with the protein MNDHQRLQEQQQFQRNMMQAQQQTGSGLARYRSAPSSYFATLLSRNDSSNHGRSETEDFEQMFNLRASSPETHRIFSRFMSSSDNIREQQLEIQPQSQSNSPFLPPRKEIDSNQLQRQKSHDYSAVSQMMYQSHSSEAENSVMDNSFNRLLGSISSNRVAQIKMEDGGCISGRFDGSSNLIRHSSSPAGLFASINIENGIMTPISEISSKDLGDNGPGDTHFDDDHADYSEYIQGRFSVNSWEDSEIMSDNFLNSNKSVNTSDDQNTEIGNHPTSLLSHHLSLPRSSAELSAMEKLLQDSVPCRTRAKRGCATHPRSIAERVRRTKISERMRKLQELVPNMEKQTNTSDMLDLAVDYIKDLQTQVKTLSDNRAKCTCFAKQRP; encoded by the exons ATGAATGATCATCAGCGACTGCAAGAACAACAGCAGTTCCAGCGAAATATGATGCAGGCGCAGCAGCAAACGGGCTCTGGATTAGCCCGGTATCGATCGGCTCCGAGTTCATATTTTGCCACCCTTTTGAGCAGAAACGATTCTTCCAACCATGGCAGATCGGAAACTGAGGATTTTGAGCAGATGTTCAACCTCCGGGCTTCTAGTCCTGAGACACACAGAATCTTCTCCAGATTCATGAGTTCTTCGGACAATATTCGAGAACAGCAGTTAGAGATACAGCCGCAATCTCAGTCGAACTCTCCGTTTCTGCCACCTAGGAAAGAGATAGACTCCAATCAGTTGCAGAGGCAGAAAAGCCATGATTATTCAGCAGTTTCTCAGATGATGTATCAGAGTCATAGCTCCGAAGCTGAAAATTCTGTCATGGACAACTCGTTTAACAGGTTACTAGGTTCCATTAGCTCGAACCGAGTGGCGCAGATCAAGATGGAAGACGGTGGCTGCATCAGCGGTCGCTTCGACGGCAGCTCGAATCTCATCCGACATAGCAGTTCACCGGCTGGACTATTTGCTAGCATAAATATCGAAAATG gAATCATGACTCCAATATCTGAAATTTCGAGCAAAGACCTCGGAGACAACGGTCCAGGCGACACCCATTTTGACGATGATCATGCTGATTATAGCGAATATATCCAAGGACGTTTCTCTGTTAACTCATGGGAGGACTCAGAGATTATGTCCGATAATTTCCTCAATTCAAACAAGAGCGTGAATACCTCAGATGACCAG AACACCGAAATCGGAAACCACCCCACGTCTTTGTTATCTCATCACCTAAGTTTACCGAGAAGTTCCGCCGAATTATCCGCGATGGAGAAGCTGTTGCAAGATTCGGTACCATGTAGAACCAGAGCGAAAAGGGGCTGTGCCACCCACCCTCGAAGCATTGCTGAAAGA GTTAGAAGAACCAAGATCAGTGAGCGCATGAGGAAATTGCAAGAACTTGTTCCCAACATGGAAAAG CAAACGAATACATCAGATATGTTGGATTTAGCTGTTGATTACATTAAGGATCTTCAGACACAAGTAAAG ACACTTTCGGATAATCGCGCAAAATGTACGTGCTTTGCAAAGCAGAGACCATAG
- the LOC140830485 gene encoding histone H3.2 translates to MARTKQTARKSTGGKAPRKQLATKAARKSAPATGGVKKPHRFRPGTVALREIRKYQKSTELLIRKLPFQRLVREIAQDFKTDLRFQSSAVAALQEAAEAYLVGLFEDTNLCAIHAKRVTIMPKDIQLARRIRGERA, encoded by the coding sequence ATGGCTCGTACGAAGCAGACGGCGAGGAAATCCACCGGCGGGAAGGCACCCAGGAAGCAGCTTGCGACGAAGGCGGCGAGGAAATCCGCCCCGGCCACCGGAGGCGTGAAGAAGCCGCACAGATTCCGTCCAGGGACGGTGGCTCTAAGGGAGATCCGAAAATATCAGAAGAGTACCGAGTTGCTCATCAGGAAGCTGCCTTTTCAGAGGCTTGTGAGGGAGATTGCCCAGGATTTCAAGACCGACCTTCGCTTCCAGAGCTCCGCCGTGGCGGCGCTTCAGGAAGCTGCAGAGGCGTATCTCGTGGGTTTGTTCGAAGATACGAACTTGTGCGCTATTCATGCTAAAAGGGTCACCATTATGCCTAAGGATATTCAGTTAGCGAGGAGAATTAGGGGTGAGAGAGCTTAA
- the LOC140830484 gene encoding LOB domain-containing protein 4-like — protein MKEKSGKKQGTVSPCAACKLLRRRCVEDCLFAPYFPAAEPHKFAGVHKVFGASNINKMLQELPEHQRGDFVSSMVYEANARVRDPVYGCVGAISSLQQQVEVLQAQLALAQAEVARMSVRHLAWTAADLPSTPSQQVKSFFSMDVADHLNQYPSFWA, from the exons ATGAAGGAGAAGAGTGGCAAAAAACAAGGGACGGTGTCCCCATGCGCGGCTTGCAAGCTGCTTCGGCGGAGATGCGTAGAGGATTGCCTCTTTGCGCCGTATTTTCCGGCGGCGGAACCCCACAAGTTCGCCGGTGTGCACAAGGTCTTTGGTGCTAGCAATATCAACAAGATGCTTCAG GAATTACCTGAGCATCAGCGAGGCGACTTCGTAAGTTCCATGGTATACGAAGCGAATGCACGAGTGAGAGATCCGGTGTATGGATGTGTGGGGGCTATATCATCACTGCAGCAGCAAGTAGAAGTTCTTCAGGCTCAGCTAGCACTTGCGCAGGCCGAAGTAGCACGCATGAGCGTGCGACACTTGGCGTGGACCGCGGCAGATTTGCCGAGCACACCATCTCAGCAGGTCAAGTCCTTTTTTAGCATGGACGTGGCGGATCATCTGAATCAGTACCCCTCCTTCTGGGCATAG